One Calditerrivibrio sp. genomic region harbors:
- a CDS encoding thiamine phosphate synthase: protein MKILFILDYDTYKSNLINTFIKSVQYSDIIWFRVKKIDTKEMFNIMINLRKLAPEAKLIVSERADLAKMAGFNGVHLGAHSTPPEVIKKKFPELLIGYSAHSLKEIKENEADYFTLSPIFWTKKEYNVTPIGAIDISDYKKKIFALGGINKHNVCQLRGKGFYGIAGISFINDIEELPNLVR from the coding sequence ATGAAAATCCTGTTCATATTAGATTATGACACTTATAAAAGTAACCTAATAAATACCTTTATTAAATCTGTACAATACTCTGATATAATTTGGTTTAGAGTTAAAAAGATAGATACCAAAGAAATGTTTAACATCATGATTAATCTAAGGAAATTAGCACCTGAAGCTAAATTGATTGTTTCAGAAAGAGCAGATCTTGCTAAAATGGCAGGTTTTAATGGGGTTCATCTCGGTGCCCATTCAACACCACCAGAAGTTATAAAGAAGAAATTTCCTGAACTTTTGATAGGATATTCAGCCCATTCTCTAAAAGAAATTAAAGAAAATGAAGCTGATTATTTTACACTTAGCCCTATTTTCTGGACAAAAAAAGAATACAATGTAACCCCTATAGGAGCCATAGATATAAGTGATTATAAAAAAAAGATATTTGCATTAGGAGGCATTAACAAACACAATGTTTGCCAGTTACGTGGAAAAGGATTTTATGGTATTGCAGGGATATCTTTTATAAATGATATAGAGGAGCTACCCAACTTAGTTAGGTAG
- the glnE gene encoding bifunctional [glutamate--ammonia ligase]-adenylyl-L-tyrosine phosphorylase/[glutamate--ammonia-ligase] adenylyltransferase: MENQSEIYNLLNQQHLEILTPVLKHSTFLRSRIISDPYIAIKALDKLGTTRTKETIFNEIIASNPFSMAEEDFLSFLRDFKFIEYILIAMEELSPNRDLHSITSHLSSFASAMLEIAYQYGYKKLSQLYGTPQDENNDIVGFAVIGLGKLGGWELNFSSDIDIMYVYGTEKGKTSGGTKGRLTNHEFFVKLGEKIKYYISERTEKGFVYRVDLRLRPDGDKGPLAMPIRSYETYYELYGQNWERMMLLKGSVVAGDKEIGEKLLSQLRPFIFRRSIDYKLINDLLDIKSKITSRVKLKGSKKDVKLGYGGIREIEFTIQALQILNYPKKPFIYKKNTLESITLLKEHGVLTPEEASLLEYAYRFLRKLEHMAQIELEQQTYVIPEDSERFDLYVERAGFNSAEELFEEYHRVTNQVNKIFNSIISEEKPDLSKIIADEELEIEDLTYFFKENGYKHPETVAEIIKKIFTKKGRGSNETKFLLKIMEIILNEIRELNESPKILNFFDRFFQRSDTIYLFYDIFASSPIILKKLINIIKYSNYLPNLILQNKNLLDYIYDPKDSDYTSNNIYEIFLDSISNIEDEEFEYNLTRKKFQELFFNIAYSYLNNGINVVNCGKSLTQLAHAVINFAFYKEYERVIKKYGRPMKSDGSLCDYLILGMGKLGSQEMSFGSDLDIIVLYEDEGYTETGKTNQEFFSKLVQKVISYLATPTVYGILYSIDMRLRPSGSKGALVTTFRSFKEYQFNKAMLWEKQALLRADVINKNSSLSDPFYTLVNDVLFTKSLNQSEINEIYDMRMRIQREKGEPYEMYDIKAGLGGIIDIEFSIQMLQLKHGHEQPELRKRNSHDLLHIIKDLELIKGRDFYSFHNNYIFYRNLENIIRIIDNKPSSKLPKSPEYIQKIAEFLNFKNSEKLFSQIDDSRKSVRNTFNRLFEFYSTI, translated from the coding sequence ATGGAGAATCAGAGTGAGATCTATAATCTCCTCAATCAACAACATTTAGAAATACTCACCCCTGTACTGAAACACTCCACTTTTCTACGATCCAGAATCATCTCTGATCCGTATATTGCCATCAAAGCCTTAGATAAACTTGGTACAACAAGAACAAAAGAAACTATATTTAATGAAATCATTGCTTCGAACCCTTTTTCAATGGCTGAAGAGGATTTTCTGTCATTTCTGAGGGATTTCAAGTTTATAGAATACATCTTAATTGCAATGGAAGAACTTTCTCCGAACCGTGATCTCCATAGTATTACCTCTCACCTATCTTCCTTCGCTTCTGCGATGCTGGAGATAGCATACCAATATGGGTATAAAAAACTCTCCCAACTTTATGGTACGCCTCAAGATGAAAACAATGATATAGTAGGTTTTGCAGTAATAGGACTGGGTAAACTTGGAGGATGGGAGTTGAATTTTAGTTCAGACATAGATATCATGTATGTTTACGGTACCGAAAAAGGTAAAACATCTGGTGGAACAAAGGGTAGACTCACCAACCACGAATTTTTTGTAAAGTTAGGGGAAAAGATAAAATATTACATCAGCGAAAGAACTGAAAAAGGCTTTGTCTATAGAGTTGACCTGCGTCTAAGACCTGATGGGGACAAAGGTCCCCTTGCCATGCCTATACGAAGCTATGAAACTTATTATGAGCTTTACGGACAAAACTGGGAACGGATGATGCTACTTAAAGGTAGTGTTGTAGCAGGTGACAAAGAGATAGGTGAAAAGCTACTTTCCCAACTTAGACCCTTTATATTCAGAAGAAGTATCGACTACAAACTCATAAACGATCTTTTGGATATTAAATCTAAAATAACCAGCAGAGTAAAACTTAAAGGCTCCAAAAAAGATGTCAAACTGGGATACGGAGGTATAAGAGAGATAGAGTTTACCATTCAAGCCTTACAAATATTAAATTATCCCAAAAAACCTTTCATATACAAAAAAAACACATTAGAGTCTATAACCCTTCTAAAAGAACATGGTGTTCTAACACCAGAAGAAGCAAGCCTCCTTGAATATGCTTATCGTTTTTTGAGAAAACTTGAACACATGGCACAAATAGAATTGGAACAACAAACATATGTAATACCAGAAGACTCAGAGCGGTTTGATCTATATGTGGAAAGAGCAGGATTCAATTCAGCTGAAGAGCTTTTTGAAGAATACCATAGAGTTACAAACCAGGTCAATAAAATATTTAACTCTATCATATCAGAAGAAAAACCCGACTTATCTAAAATCATTGCAGATGAAGAATTAGAAATAGAAGATCTCACCTACTTTTTTAAAGAAAATGGTTATAAACATCCAGAAACCGTTGCAGAAATAATAAAAAAGATATTTACAAAAAAAGGCAGAGGTTCAAATGAAACAAAATTTCTACTAAAAATTATGGAGATTATACTCAATGAAATAAGAGAGTTAAATGAATCCCCCAAAATCCTTAACTTTTTTGATAGATTTTTCCAGCGATCAGACACCATATATCTCTTTTATGATATATTTGCAAGTTCACCAATAATACTTAAAAAACTTATCAATATTATCAAATATAGCAACTACCTACCAAATCTTATCCTACAAAACAAAAACCTTTTAGACTATATCTACGACCCAAAAGACTCAGATTATACCTCTAACAATATCTATGAGATTTTCTTAGATAGTATATCCAATATTGAAGATGAAGAGTTTGAATACAATCTCACTAGAAAAAAATTTCAAGAACTATTTTTCAACATAGCATACTCCTATCTAAACAACGGTATAAATGTGGTAAACTGTGGCAAAAGTCTTACCCAGCTTGCCCATGCTGTAATAAATTTCGCTTTTTACAAAGAGTATGAGCGAGTAATAAAAAAATATGGTAGACCAATGAAATCTGATGGATCCCTCTGCGATTACCTGATTTTAGGTATGGGGAAATTGGGAAGTCAGGAGATGAGCTTCGGTTCGGACCTTGACATTATTGTTCTTTACGAAGATGAAGGTTATACAGAAACTGGTAAAACAAATCAGGAATTTTTCTCAAAATTGGTCCAAAAAGTAATCTCATACTTAGCTACCCCTACTGTATATGGCATTCTTTATTCCATAGATATGAGATTAAGACCAAGTGGGTCAAAGGGAGCTTTAGTCACGACTTTTAGATCTTTTAAAGAATATCAGTTTAATAAAGCTATGCTCTGGGAAAAACAGGCATTACTCAGAGCCGATGTGATCAATAAAAATAGCTCTTTGTCAGATCCTTTTTACACACTGGTTAACGATGTCCTATTTACTAAGTCTTTAAATCAGTCAGAAATAAATGAAATTTATGATATGCGAATGCGTATCCAAAGGGAAAAAGGGGAACCTTATGAAATGTATGATATTAAAGCTGGTTTAGGTGGTATCATAGATATAGAATTTTCTATTCAAATGCTACAGCTAAAACATGGTCACGAACAGCCAGAGCTTAGAAAAAGAAACAGCCACGACCTTTTACATATTATAAAAGATTTAGAATTAATAAAGGGGAGAGATTTCTATTCATTTCACAATAATTATATATTCTACAGAAACTTAGAAAACATTATAAGAATCATAGATAACAAACCATCGTCAAAACTACCTAAATCTCCTGAATATATTCAAAAAATAGCTGAATTTTTAAATTTTAAAAATAGTGAAAAACTTTTCTCCCAGATTGATGATAGCAGAAAATCTGTCAGAAACACATTTAATAGATTATTTGAGTTTTACAGTACTATATGA
- a CDS encoding indolepyruvate oxidoreductase subunit beta: MKKCDILVVGVGGQGTVLASDIICNVALLENFDTKKSEIHGMAQRGGSVVSHVRIGEKVLSPIIPTGGADIILSLEKMEFLRYLEYVNKKTILISNTQKIIPTSIINDAELYPDKQVEENYPLFKKRYLFDAFTIAKESGNPKGVSVVCLGYLSNFLPFSVENWEKAIEKKVPPKTIEVNIKAFHNGRKQKK; encoded by the coding sequence ATGAAAAAATGTGATATATTAGTTGTTGGTGTTGGTGGGCAAGGAACAGTTCTTGCCAGTGATATAATATGTAATGTAGCCCTTTTAGAAAATTTTGATACCAAAAAAAGTGAAATACACGGTATGGCCCAAAGAGGCGGTAGTGTAGTAAGCCATGTAAGGATCGGAGAAAAAGTTCTTTCCCCAATCATCCCTACAGGTGGTGCTGATATTATACTCTCATTGGAAAAAATGGAGTTTTTAAGATATTTGGAATATGTCAATAAAAAAACGATCCTCATTAGTAATACTCAAAAGATAATCCCCACAAGCATAATAAACGATGCTGAACTGTACCCTGACAAACAGGTAGAAGAAAACTATCCTCTCTTCAAAAAGCGGTACCTTTTCGATGCATTTACGATAGCCAAAGAAAGTGGTAACCCTAAAGGTGTCAGTGTAGTCTGTCTTGGGTACTTATCAAATTTTCTACCCTTCTCTGTGGAAAACTGGGAAAAAGCCATCGAAAAAAAGGTACCACCCAAAACTATCGAAGTAAATATAAAAGCATTCCATAACGGTAGAAAACAGAAAAAATAA
- a CDS encoding HAMP domain-containing histidine kinase, which produces MYYYKKIFDILPGYIFIHDNDGNIKKMNAPAATLFKNYDNIYKIIKDERIINKIFNFSSNLTLKAGETTLILPNNEKIVVDITTKLFETGFKKHLKLTIFKDITNIKEVEKQFCLAQKQEAIGAMAAGFAHDFKNILNNIKIYLKLIKQSKSLDQIYDYANIIEDMIRDSNDFIKHILSITRDTSSNYEEVVISELLREDIEIMERVLPKNISIELVDMAKNAVVRIIKSRFTHAIFNLCLNSVEAIGTKPGNIMISIERAILDSKPFVRISVTDNGCGIPQKIIDKIFDNFFTTKSNGSGLGLSMVKLAITDFGGHIKVESEEGHWTTFKIFLPEVIYGESE; this is translated from the coding sequence ATGTATTATTACAAAAAGATATTCGATATTCTGCCAGGGTACATCTTCATCCACGATAACGATGGTAATATAAAGAAGATGAATGCCCCGGCAGCTACTTTATTTAAAAACTATGATAATATATATAAAATAATAAAGGATGAAAGGATCATCAATAAAATTTTCAATTTCTCCAGTAACCTCACCCTTAAAGCTGGAGAAACTACATTGATACTACCCAATAACGAAAAGATAGTTGTAGATATCACCACCAAACTTTTTGAAACCGGATTTAAAAAACACCTTAAGCTAACTATTTTTAAAGATATCACTAACATTAAAGAGGTGGAAAAGCAATTTTGTTTAGCCCAAAAACAGGAAGCAATTGGAGCTATGGCTGCAGGTTTTGCCCATGATTTTAAAAACATTTTAAACAATATTAAAATATATTTAAAACTTATAAAACAATCAAAATCCCTCGATCAAATTTATGATTATGCCAATATCATAGAAGATATGATAAGGGATTCAAATGATTTTATAAAACATATCCTGAGTATCACAAGGGATACCTCTTCTAATTATGAGGAAGTGGTTATTTCAGAGCTTTTAAGGGAAGATATAGAGATTATGGAACGTGTTCTACCTAAAAATATCTCAATAGAACTCGTGGATATGGCAAAAAATGCCGTGGTAAGGATAATCAAAAGTAGATTTACCCATGCTATATTCAACTTATGCTTAAACTCTGTGGAAGCAATAGGAACAAAGCCAGGCAACATCATGATTAGTATAGAAAGAGCCATATTAGACAGCAAACCATTTGTAAGAATCTCGGTAACGGATAACGGTTGCGGTATCCCTCAAAAAATAATAGACAAAATTTTTGACAATTTCTTCACAACAAAAAGCAATGGATCTGGCTTAGGCCTTTCTATGGTAAAATTAGCTATAACCGATTTCGGAGGACATATTAAAGTAGAAAGCGAAGAAGGGCATTGGACAACATTTAAGATCTTTCTTCCGGAAGTGATTTATGGAGAATCAGAGTGA